A single region of the Buchnera aphidicola (Formosaphis micheliae) genome encodes:
- the znuC gene encoding zinc ABC transporter ATP-binding protein ZnuC produces the protein MVSLVNVKNIFITFNHRCILSNVSLNLISNKIVTLIGPNGAGKSTLVKVILGLLTPDSGHIIRKININIGYVPQKLHLDTLLPITVNRFMKLSYKVKQTSIKKMLQRMKIWDIKNVQLHQLSGGEMQRMLLARALLNKPDLLILDEFTQGIDIQGQVELYSLINQIHCEFKCAILMVSHDLNLVMSYTDEVYCLNTYICCSGTPEIVCRNKEFIAMFGLTGIKNFAVYYHQHKKTS, from the coding sequence ATGGTTTCATTAGTAAATGTAAAAAATATTTTTATTACCTTTAATCATCGATGTATTCTTTCTAACGTATCGTTAAATTTAATTTCTAATAAAATTGTTACTTTAATAGGACCTAATGGAGCAGGTAAGTCTACTCTTGTAAAAGTGATTTTAGGTTTATTAACACCTGATTCAGGCCATATTATACGAAAAATTAATATAAATATTGGTTATGTTCCTCAAAAATTACATTTAGATACACTATTACCAATTACTGTAAATAGATTTATGAAATTATCTTATAAAGTCAAACAAACATCTATTAAGAAAATGTTACAACGTATGAAAATATGGGATATAAAAAATGTACAATTACATCAATTATCTGGTGGTGAAATGCAACGGATGTTATTAGCTAGGGCTTTGCTTAATAAACCTGATTTATTAATTTTAGATGAATTTACACAAGGGATAGATATTCAAGGACAAGTTGAATTATATTCATTAATAAATCAAATTCATTGTGAATTTAAATGTGCTATTTTAATGGTATCGCATGATTTAAATTTAGTAATGTCATATACAGATGAAGTTTATTGTTTAAACACTTACATATGTTGTTCAGGAACACCTGAGATAGTATGTAGAAATAAAGAATTTATTGCTATGTTTGGTTTAACTGGTATAAAAAATTTTGCTGTATATTATCATCAACACAAAAAAACGTCGTAA
- the pyk gene encoding pyruvate kinase, with the protein MINRIRRTKIVITLGPATDKCDNLEKIIKSGADVLRLNFSHGNKEEHQYRAKKISKIMNKLGRHLAILGDLQGPKIRITKFIDNKVYLKTGDLFFLDANLDKNSGDKKGVGIDYKKLPQDVLSDDILLLDDGRIQLKVIKVTNDKIYTKILIGGILSNNKGINKLGGGLSAEVLTEKDKQDIILAASIGVDYLAVSFPRSGNDLNLARQLAQKAGSHAKIVAKIERAEAVANSQIIDEIILSSDAIMVARGDLGVEIGDPALAGIQKTLISRARQLNRVVITATQMMESMIINPMPTRAEVMDVANAVLDGSDAVMLSAETAAGKYPSETVKTMAKVCKGAEKVPSINISRHRLNLRFKNIEEAISMSAMYAANHLEGVKAVIAMTESGRTALITSRITSGLPIFALSKHKKTLNLCTLYRGVIPIYFNTHNEGLEAAIDAIFVVKNNGFLSSSDLVVVTQGDIMGKIGKTNTTRILKVL; encoded by the coding sequence GTGATTAATCGTATTCGAAGGACAAAAATAGTTATTACATTAGGACCTGCTACGGATAAATGTGATAATCTTGAAAAAATAATTAAGTCAGGTGCTGACGTACTAAGGTTAAATTTTTCACATGGAAACAAAGAAGAACATCAATATAGAGCAAAAAAAATTTCAAAAATAATGAACAAATTAGGGCGTCATCTAGCAATATTAGGTGATTTACAAGGTCCTAAAATTCGTATTACTAAATTTATAGATAATAAAGTTTATTTAAAAACCGGTGATTTATTTTTTCTTGATGCTAATTTAGATAAAAATAGTGGTGATAAAAAAGGAGTAGGTATTGATTATAAAAAATTACCTCAGGATGTTCTATCTGACGATATTTTATTATTAGATGATGGAAGAATACAATTAAAAGTAATTAAAGTTACTAATGATAAAATTTATACTAAGATATTAATTGGAGGAATTTTATCAAATAATAAAGGTATTAATAAATTAGGTGGAGGTTTATCTGCAGAAGTTTTGACTGAAAAAGATAAACAAGATATAATTCTTGCAGCTAGTATTGGAGTTGATTATTTAGCAGTTTCATTTCCAAGATCAGGAAACGATTTAAATTTAGCTCGTCAATTAGCACAAAAAGCAGGTAGTCATGCTAAAATAGTTGCAAAAATAGAAAGAGCAGAAGCTGTGGCAAATAGTCAGATTATAGATGAAATTATATTATCTTCTGACGCTATTATGGTTGCTAGAGGTGATTTAGGTGTTGAAATTGGTGATCCAGCGTTAGCTGGAATTCAAAAAACTCTTATAAGTAGAGCTCGTCAACTCAATAGAGTTGTAATTACTGCTACACAGATGATGGAATCTATGATTATTAATCCTATGCCAACAAGAGCCGAAGTAATGGATGTAGCTAATGCTGTATTAGATGGTAGCGATGCAGTAATGTTATCAGCTGAAACAGCTGCTGGTAAATATCCATCTGAGACAGTAAAAACTATGGCTAAAGTATGTAAAGGAGCTGAAAAAGTACCTAGTATTAATATTTCTAGACATAGACTTAATTTAAGATTTAAAAATATAGAAGAAGCTATTTCTATGTCTGCTATGTATGCTGCTAATCATTTAGAAGGAGTAAAAGCAGTTATTGCTATGACAGAATCTGGAAGAACGGCTTTAATTACGTCTCGAATTACTTCAGGATTGCCTATTTTTGCTTTATCTAAACATAAAAAAACATTAAATTTATGTACTTTGTACAGAGGTGTAATTCCTATTTATTTTAATACACATAATGAAGGATTAGAAGCTGCAATAGATGCTATTTTTGTTGTAAAAAATAATGGATTTTTATCATCTAGTGATTTAGTTGTTGTTACTCAAGGGGATATTATGGGTAAAATAGGAAAAACAAATACTACTAGAATTTTAAAAGTATTATAG
- the zwf gene encoding glucose-6-phosphate dehydrogenase, with protein sequence MQKKNNYICNLVIFGVKGDLSKKKLIPAIYQLEYSNMLHKETRIIGVGRANWNTENFLNMVKKTLDKFLDYKIDNNTWIKLSNRLIFCNLDITEISNFNKLKKILSKKNHLIIYYLAVPPNLFCSICQGLGILKLNHSLTRIIIEKPLGTSFKTSQQINNELSKYFNENQIFRIDHYLGKETILNLLTLRFANSILFNNWNKTTIDHIQITVSEQIGIEGRWEYFDKSGQIRDMVQNHLLQILTIITMAPPINLETNNIRHEKIKILRALRKVDLTNFKQNVVLGQYTSGTINGKIVPSYIHESNTHKISNTETFVAIKTYIDNHQWNGVPIYLRTGKRLPIKCSEIVIHFKKPTINLFEKQYNDQIFTNQLIIKLQPNEGIILKIINKVPNLNYEYVLKNVNLEFKYSNEFYNKRLPEAYERLLLASIQGIQTLFVSREEIEASWIWVDNIINTRDKINQVPLKYQAGTWGSPDLFEKIIQKDGRKWHISM encoded by the coding sequence ATGCAAAAAAAAAACAATTACATATGTAATTTAGTGATTTTCGGTGTTAAAGGAGATTTATCTAAAAAAAAATTAATACCTGCCATTTACCAATTAGAATATTCTAATATGTTGCATAAAGAAACTCGCATTATTGGAGTTGGACGCGCAAATTGGAATACAGAAAATTTTTTAAATATGGTAAAAAAAACATTAGATAAATTTTTAGATTATAAAATAGATAATAATACTTGGATTAAATTATCTAATAGACTAATTTTTTGTAATCTTGATATAACAGAAATATCCAATTTTAACAAATTAAAAAAAATTTTATCAAAAAAAAATCACTTAATAATTTATTATTTAGCTGTACCACCTAATTTATTTTGTTCTATTTGTCAAGGATTAGGTATACTTAAACTTAATCATTCGCTAACAAGAATAATAATAGAAAAACCATTAGGAACATCTTTTAAAACATCTCAACAAATTAATAATGAACTAAGTAAATATTTTAATGAAAATCAAATATTTAGAATTGACCATTATTTAGGAAAAGAAACTATTTTAAATTTATTAACATTACGTTTTGCTAATTCTATATTATTTAATAACTGGAATAAAACAACAATTGATCACATACAAATTACTGTATCTGAACAAATAGGTATCGAAGGCAGATGGGAATATTTTGATAAATCAGGTCAAATTAGGGATATGGTTCAGAATCATCTATTACAAATTTTAACAATTATTACAATGGCACCTCCTATAAATTTAGAAACTAATAATATTCGTCATGAAAAAATTAAAATACTACGTGCTTTAAGAAAAGTTGATTTAACAAACTTTAAACAAAATGTTGTACTTGGTCAATACACATCTGGAACAATTAATGGAAAAATAGTTCCTTCATATATACATGAATCTAATACTCATAAAATAAGCAATACTGAAACTTTTGTTGCTATTAAAACATATATAGATAATCATCAGTGGAATGGGGTACCAATTTATCTCAGGACTGGAAAAAGACTACCTATAAAATGTTCAGAAATAGTAATACATTTCAAAAAACCAACTATTAATTTATTTGAAAAACAATATAATGATCAAATATTTACAAACCAATTAATTATTAAATTGCAACCTAACGAAGGAATTATTCTAAAAATTATAAATAAGGTACCTAATTTAAATTATGAATATGTTCTAAAAAATGTAAATTTAGAATTTAAATATTCAAATGAATTTTATAACAAACGATTACCAGAAGCCTACGAAAGATTATTATTAGCTAGTATTCAGGGAATACAAACATTATTTGTGAGCAGAGAAGAAATTGAAGCATCGTGGATATGGGTAGACAACATTATAAATACACGTGATAAAATAAATCAAGTACCTCTAAAATATCAAGCTGGTACTTGGGGTTCTCCTGATTTATTTGAAAAAATTATTCAAAAAGACGGAAGAAAATGGCATATAAGTATGTAA
- the htpX gene encoding protease HtpX — protein MIRIILFMLTNLSVMFIFGIILSMTGIKSHSIYELIIISGLFGFSGSIISLLLSKWIALRSVNGKIIKVPSNENEIWLTNIIYLQAKKMNISTPEVAIYHALDMNAFATGSNRNSSLIAISTGLLNNMTRDEIEAVIAHEISHIANGDMVTMTLIQGVVNTFVIFISRILSQIINTLLSDNKNENEHQHYNSTTYFFITMIFELIFGIFANIITMWFSRKREFYADSGSAKLVGKTKMIAALERLQQSCEPQELSNLSTFCIHGKSQSIMNLFMSHPSLNNRIYALYKNIYM, from the coding sequence ATGATACGCATTATTCTTTTTATGTTGACTAATTTGTCTGTTATGTTCATATTTGGAATAATTCTTAGCATGACGGGTATTAAATCACATAGTATATATGAATTAATTATTATATCTGGATTATTTGGATTTAGTGGATCTATAATATCGTTATTATTATCTAAATGGATAGCCTTACGTTCTGTAAATGGAAAAATAATTAAAGTACCATCAAATGAAAACGAAATTTGGTTAACTAATATAATATATTTACAAGCTAAAAAAATGAATATTTCCACACCTGAAGTCGCAATTTATCATGCATTAGATATGAATGCTTTTGCTACAGGATCAAACCGAAATTCTTCTTTAATAGCTATTTCAACTGGTTTATTAAACAATATGACTCGAGATGAAATAGAAGCAGTAATTGCTCATGAAATAAGTCATATAGCTAATGGTGATATGGTTACAATGACCTTAATACAAGGGGTAGTGAATACATTTGTAATATTTATATCTCGAATATTATCACAAATAATAAACACGTTACTATCTGATAATAAAAATGAAAATGAACATCAACATTATAATTCTACGACATATTTTTTTATAACTATGATATTTGAACTTATATTTGGAATATTTGCAAACATAATTACAATGTGGTTTTCAAGAAAGCGTGAATTTTATGCAGATTCTGGATCAGCTAAATTAGTAGGAAAAACAAAAATGATAGCAGCTTTAGAACGATTACAACAAAGTTGTGAACCACAAGAATTAAGCAATTTATCAACATTTTGTATTCATGGAAAAAGTCAATCTATAATGAATTTATTTATGTCTCATCCATCATTAAATAATAGAATTTATGCATTATATAAAAATATATATATGTAA
- a CDS encoding TerC family protein codes for MEFFFNPSNWAGLLTLVILEVVLGIDNLVFIAILSDKLPSSQRDKARIVGLCLTLLMRLILLSLISWLVTLRTTLITNQYFTLSGRDLILLFGGFFLLFKATIELHERLENHPEENKHDKHYANFWIVVIQIVILDAIFSLDAVITAVGIVNNIFIMMTAIIIAIGIMLLTSKKLTKFVNLHQTVVVLCLSFLLMIGFSLVLEAFRFHVPKGYLYVAIGFSILIELFNQIARRNFIRHQSIRPMRQRVAEAILRLMIKEQKNNNNISNNKNYNKKTSHKSSFDTESFKDEEKYMINGVLTLAARSIRSIMTPRREISWVNINQDTREMRLQLLDTPHSLFPVCKNELDEIIGIVRAKELLVAIDNNLDVETFASKTPPIIIPDTLDPINLLGVLRRSKGSLVIVTNEFGVIQGLITPLDLLEAIAGEFPDADETPEVIVENNSWLVKGGTDLHSLQQLLDTKQLIQKKDTYASLAGLLIAQKGQLPLPGDTIYIAPLHFHIIEATQYRINLVRITKDKQ; via the coding sequence ATGGAATTTTTTTTCAATCCATCAAATTGGGCTGGGTTGTTGACACTTGTCATATTAGAAGTTGTATTAGGAATTGATAATTTAGTATTTATAGCTATTTTATCAGATAAATTACCATCATCTCAACGTGATAAAGCTCGTATTGTAGGACTGTGTTTAACTTTATTAATGCGTCTTATATTACTTTCATTAATATCTTGGCTGGTTACCTTAAGAACCACATTAATTACTAATCAATATTTTACATTATCTGGCAGAGATTTAATTTTATTATTTGGTGGTTTTTTTTTACTATTTAAAGCAACTATTGAATTACATGAAAGATTAGAAAATCATCCAGAAGAAAATAAACATGATAAACACTATGCTAATTTTTGGATAGTGGTCATACAAATAGTAATATTAGACGCAATATTTTCGTTAGATGCTGTTATTACAGCAGTAGGTATAGTTAATAATATATTTATTATGATGACTGCAATTATTATAGCTATAGGGATAATGTTACTTACTTCAAAAAAATTAACAAAATTCGTTAACTTACATCAAACAGTGGTAGTTTTATGTTTAAGTTTTCTTCTCATGATTGGATTTAGTTTAGTATTAGAAGCTTTTAGATTTCATGTTCCAAAAGGGTATTTATATGTTGCTATAGGTTTTTCAATTTTAATAGAATTATTTAATCAAATAGCACGACGTAATTTTATTAGACATCAATCCATACGTCCCATGAGACAAAGAGTTGCTGAAGCTATTTTGCGACTAATGATTAAAGAACAAAAAAATAATAATAATATAAGTAACAACAAAAATTATAACAAAAAAACATCGCATAAATCTTCTTTTGATACTGAATCTTTTAAAGATGAAGAAAAATATATGATTAATGGAGTATTAACCTTAGCAGCAAGATCTATTCGTAGTATTATGACACCAAGAAGAGAAATTTCTTGGGTAAATATTAATCAAGATACGCGTGAAATGAGATTACAATTATTAGATACACCTCATAGTCTATTTCCAGTATGCAAAAATGAACTAGATGAAATTATCGGAATAGTCAGAGCTAAAGAATTATTAGTAGCTATAGATAACAATTTAGATGTGGAAACATTTGCTTCTAAAACTCCTCCTATTATTATTCCTGATACTTTAGATCCAATTAATTTATTAGGAGTATTAAGACGATCCAAAGGCAGCTTAGTAATAGTAACTAATGAATTTGGAGTAATACAAGGATTAATCACTCCATTAGATTTATTAGAAGCAATTGCAGGAGAATTCCCAGACGCTGATGAAACACCAGAGGTAATAGTAGAAAATAATAGTTGGTTAGTTAAAGGCGGTACTGATTTACATTCCTTACAACAATTACTTGATACCAAACAACTGATTCAAAAAAAAGATACTTATGCTTCTTTAGCTGGATTATTAATTGCACAAAAAGGTCAATTACCTTTACCAGGAGATACTATTTATATTGCACCATTACACTTTCATATTATTGAAGCTACACAATATAGAATTAATCTAGTTAGAATTACTAAAGACAAACAATAA